Proteins from one Lonchura striata isolate bLonStr1 chromosome 6, bLonStr1.mat, whole genome shotgun sequence genomic window:
- the KLC1 gene encoding kinesin light chain 1 isoform X7, with translation MYENMSTMVYLKEEKLEKLTQDEIIAKTKQVINGLEALKNEHNSILQSLLETLKCLKKDDETNLVEEKSNMIRKSLEMLELGLSEAQVMMALSNHLNAVESEKQKLRAQVRRLCQENQWLRDELANTQQKLQKSEQSVAQLEEEKKHLEFMNQLKKYDDDISPSEDKDTDSTKEPLDDLFPNDEDDQGQGIQQQHSSAAAAAQQGGYEIPARLRTLHNLVIQYASQGRYEVAVPLCKQALEDLEKTSGHDHPDVATMLNILALVYRDQNKYKDAANLLNDALAIREKTLGKDHPAVAATLNNLAVLYGKRGKYKEAEPLCKRALEIREKVLGKDHPDVAKQLNNLALLCQNQGKYEEVEYYYQRALEIYQTKLGPDDPNVAKTKNNLASCYLKQGKFKQAETLYKEILTRAHEREFGSVDDENKPIWMHAEEREECKGKQKDGTSFGEYGGWYKACKVDSPTVTTTLKNLGALYRRQGKFEAAETLEEAAMRSRKQGLDNVHKQRVAEVLNDPESTEKRRSRESLNVDVVKYESGPDGGEEA, from the exons ATGTATGAAAACATGTCCACAATGGTGTATTTAAAGGAAGAGAAGTTGGAGAAGCTTACTCAAGATGAAATCATTGCCAAGACAAAGCAAGTTATTAATGGACTAGAGGCACTGAAGAATGAACACAATTCAATTTTACAGAGCTTACTTGAAACACTGAAATGTTTGAAGAAAGATGATGAAACTAATCTGGttgaagaaaaatcaaacatgATTCGAAAGTCACTGGAAATGCTGGAGCTTGGCCTTAGTGAAGCACAG GTAATGATGGCCTTGTCAAATCACTTAAACGCAGTGGAGTCAGAGAAGCAGAAATTGCGGGCTCAGGTTCGCCGACTATGCCAGGAGAATCAGTGGCTACGGGATGAACTCGCCAACACACAGCAGAAACTACAGAAGAGTGAGCAGTCTGTGGCTCAgctggaggaagaaaagaaacatctaGAATTTAtgaatcaattaaaaaaatacgaCGATGATATTTCACCATCG GAGGATAAAGATACAGATTCCACCAAAGAGCCTTTGGATGATCTGTTTCCCAATGATGAAGATGACCAAGGACAAGGAA ttcaacagcagcacagcagtgcagcagctgctgcccaacAAGGTGGCTATGAAATTCCAGCAAGATTACGGACCCTCCATAATCTTGTTATCCAGTATGCTTCCCAGGGTAGATATGAGGTTGCTGTACCTCTCTGTAAACAAGCTCTTGAAGATCTGGAGAAGACTTCAGGTCATGACCATCCTGATGTTGCCACTATGCTGAACATACTTGCTTTGGTGTACAG AGACCAGAACAAATACAAAGATGCAGCAAATCTCCTGAATGATGCCTTGGCCATCCGTGAAAAGACTTTGGGCAAAGATCATCCAGCG GTGGCAGCAACTCTTAACAATCTTGCAGTACTCTATGGTAAAAGGGGAAAGTACAAAGAAGCAGAACCGTTGTGTAAACGAGCTCTGGAAATCAGAGAAAAG GTCCTGGGGAAGGATCACCCTGATGTTGCCAAGCAGTTAAATAACTTGGCTTTGCTATGCCAGAACCAGGGTAAATATGAGGAGGTTGAATATTACTATCAGAGGGCACTTGAAATCTACCAAACTAAGCTGGGACCAGATGATCCAAATGTTGCAAAAACAAAGAACAATCTG GCATCCTGCTATCTAAAACAGGGCAAGTTTAAGCAAGCGGAAACTTTATACAAAGAGATTCTTACTCGTGCTCATGAACGGGAGTTTGGCTCTGTAGATG ATGAAAATAAGCCTATCTGGATGCATGCAGAAGAGAGGGAAGAATGCAAA GGAAAGCAAAAAGATGGCACATCTTTTGGAGAATATGGTGGCTGGTACAAAGCTTGCAAAGTTGATAG TCCAACAGTAACAACTACTTTAAAGAACCTTGGGGCACTTTACAGACGACAGGGCAAATTTGAAGCTGCTGAAACATTAGAAGAGGCAGCAATGAGATCTCGTAAACAG GGTCTTGACAATGTTCACAAACAGAGAGTGGCCGAGGTGCTGAATGACCCTGAGAGCACGGAGAAGCGGCGGAGCAGGGAGAGCCTCAACGTGGATGTGGTAAAGTACGAGAGCGGCCCTGATGGCGGCGAGGAA GCCTAG